The genomic window GGATTGGTTGCGCTGGTACTGATGATGGGATGTCCCAATTCTTGAACGATGGCAAGACAAATCGGATTGTCCGGAACCCGAATGCCGACCGTCTGTCGTTTTGTGAGCATGATCTTGGGCACCAACCGGGATCCTTCCAGAACGAAGGTGTAGGGACCCGGCAAGAGCCGTTTCATGGTCTTGTACGCGTAATTGGTCACCTGGGCATATTCGCTGATGTTTTTCAGGTCGTTGCAGATGAAGCTGAAGGGCTGCTGCGGAGAACGGCGTTTCATGAGATAGATCCTCTCGATGGACGCCTTGTTGAAAAGATCGCAGCCTATCCCGTAGTACGTGTCCGTGGGATAGGCTATGATCCCCCCGTTTGCAAGCACTTCGACGATTTTCTGGATCTTCCTGGGTTCAGGATGCCTTGGATTGATTTCCAGAATCATGTGCAACCCTTTCTGTGTAAGAGTTACCCGGCAGTTCCCCGGGGCGCGCAAAGGCCCCCCGTGATCTTTGCGAAAAAATCGCTTTGACCATCAATCCTCTCGAGGGAACCGGAGAATGACTTGCCAGGATCCTTTCATGAAGACACTCTCCCTTTTGAAGATAAAGGCATGCCGGACAATGTGTCAAGACAAGAAAGGAACCGCGCCTTGAGCGGGGTGTCGACCGGCGATTGTTTCGCTTCCATCGACCTCGGTTCGCATACGGTCCGGCTCCTGATCGCCCGGAGGGATGATCTGGAGATCGTTCCGCTGCGCGTGGAGCGCAGAATCACGCGGCTGGCGGAGGACTTCGGCACGGAAGACCGCCTCGGGGAGAAAGGAATGCACGCGACCCTGGCCGCCATGGAGGAATACGTGCGGCTCATGGGTCGGTACGAGGTCCAATTCGTTTCCTGCGGGGCTACCGGAGTGGTGCGCAGGGCGAGAAATCAGGACGATTTTCTCGACCAGGTGCGGCGCCGGACGGGCATATCTCCCGCCGTGCTCTCGGAGGATTCCGAGGCGCTTCTTTCCGCCAAGGGGACCCTGAGCGCCCTGCCTTCGCGCGCGGGTCTGACCCTGCTGTTCGACCTTGGCGGCAGCAGCACGGAGTTTCTTCTCCTGGATTCCGTTCACCCCGACGCCCCTCTTTTCGTAACGAGCGTGTTCGTTGGAGCAGCGACGCTCACCGAGCGTTTCCTCGCCGGC from Syntrophobacter fumaroxidans MPOB includes these protein-coding regions:
- a CDS encoding Ppx/GppA phosphatase family protein, which codes for MSTGDCFASIDLGSHTVRLLIARRDDLEIVPLRVERRITRLAEDFGTEDRLGEKGMHATLAAMEEYVRLMGRYEVQFVSCGATGVVRRARNQDDFLDQVRRRTGISPAVLSEDSEALLSAKGTLSALPSRAGLTLLFDLGGSSTEFLLLDSVHPDAPLFVTSVFVGAATLTERFLAGDPPSASSLAAAAAAAAGSIAPVISAVAPHLAAIRPDRPFLLAGTAGTVTTLAAMYLRMEPYEPFRVNGLALSYAWISETIASLASSTLAQRGGIRGLEKGREDIILGGAVIVGEIVRGFNVDTLTAADAGLLEGLLLDLVEKSCGIRSTLVSPLTWRPQKE
- a CDS encoding L-threonylcarbamoyladenylate synthase — protein: MILEINPRHPEPRKIQKIVEVLANGGIIAYPTDTYYGIGCDLFNKASIERIYLMKRRSPQQPFSFICNDLKNISEYAQVTNYAYKTMKRLLPGPYTFVLEGSRLVPKIMLTKRQTVGIRVPDNPICLAIVQELGHPIISTSATNPETNQILASPQEIKEILGHTLDLIVDGGNVSGKPSSVISLIDDSPEVLRVGNGDVSVFQV